The DNA window AGCCAGCATTTTGCTGGCTCTTATATTTTAGTTACAGACTACGACGTTTGTAGTTTCGGTACTCTGGTAACCAGTAGTTTTTCTTTATCGCGTGATGAATTGCATCGTCTTCCATTTCTAGCGCTACGCCTTCTTCCATTGCTTTTTTAGCAACCGCAAACGCTATTTCACGGCTAAGTGATTCAACCTCAGTGAGTGGTGGAAGCAAACTTCCCGACCCTTTATTGGCTAGCGGAGAGGAAGCGGCTAGTGTTTCACTTGCGACCATCAACATACTTTCCGTTACTTTTGAGGCTTTTGCTGCGATAACACCTAAGCCAATCCCAGGGAAAATGTAGCTGTTATTACATTGCGGGATCGTGTGCGTTTTGCCATTCCACTCAACAGCGCCAAATGGGCTACCCGTTGCTACGATTGCTTTACCATCCGTCCATACAACAACGTCTTTAGGGTGTGCTTCAACCTGACGGGATGGGTTACTTAATGGGAATATAATGGGTTGTTCACAACCATTCGCCATAGCACGGATAACTTGCTCAGTGAACAAGCCTGGTTGACCAGAAACTCCAATCAAAATATCCGGTTTCGCGCAGTGCATTACGTCAAGTAAGGATGCAAATTCGCCGCTATAGCTCCACTCGCCAATTACGTTTTTCTTCTGTACTAACGCCGCTTGGAAGTCTCGTAGGTCCTCCATGCCTTCGGTTAATAAACCGAATCGATCAACCATGTAAATTTGGCTACGCGCTTGCTCGTCAGAAACACCTTCTGAAACCATTTGCGCGATAATTTGCTCCGCGATACCACAACCAGCAGACCCTGCGCCTACAAAGACTACTTTTTGCTCAGATAATTTTGCACCTTTCACACGACAAGCAGCCAACAATGAACCGACGGTAACCGCAGCCGTACCCTGAATGTCATCATTAAAACAACAAATTTCATCGCGGTAACGTTTTAGCAATGGCATCGCATTTGGTTGTGCAAAATCTTCAAACTGAAGAAGTACCGTCGGCCAACGACGTTTAACGGCCTTTATGAATATATCTAAAAATTCATCGTATTCTTCTTGGCTAATACGTTTATGACGCGCGCCCATATACATAGGATCGTTTAGTAATTTTTCGTTGTTTGTACCAACATCTAACATAACAGGCAGCGTGTAGGCTGGGCTTATGCCACCGCACGCGGTATAAAGTGACAGCTTACCAATTGGGATCCCCATACCACCGATACCTTGGTCGCCAAGGCCCAGAATACGTTCGCCATCAGTGACAACAATGACCTTTACCTTATTCTTGGTCGCGTTTCTTAGGATATCATCGATGTGATGACGGTCTTCGTACGAAATAAATAGACCTCGCGAACTGCGATATATATCCGAGAAGCTTTCACATGCATCACCAACGGTAGGCGTGTAAATGATAGGCATCATCTCTTCAAGATGATCACGAACAAGGCGGTAGTACAAAGTTTCGTTGTTATCTTGAATGGCACGAAGATAAATATGTTTATTCAAATTGTCTTCGAAACTACGGTACTGTTGGTAACAACGTTCTACTTGTTCTTCAATGGTTTCATAGCGAGGAGGCAAGAGTCCCGCTAGGTTGAACGTTTCACGTTCTCTTTGAGTAAACGCACTGCCTTTGTTAAGAAGCGGCGTTTCCAATAAATTTGGTCCTGAATAAGGGATATATAAGAAATTTTGCTCAGTTTTCTTTGACATATTATAAGCTTTGACGATTTTTTAATGCTAAAAGGTGATTATTGCCGAAGTGAAATAAAAAGCAATGTAAACTCGGCTAGTCAGACCATTTATGAGTTAGAATGGTCTGACTATTGTACATGAAAGCTTAATCGAAACCTATGGTTATAGGCTGCTTTCTCCAAGTGCAACGCCCTCACGGCGAGGGTCTGCTCCACCTAAATAGCCATTTTTAGTGACTTCGATGGCGTGTAGACCGGAATTTAAATCTAATATCTTAACTTCATGCCCTAATTTCTCGAATTGTTCAACGTAATTCTCAAGCGAAGTGCCTCGTTCAAGAGTCGTGTACTTGTTACGATTTGTAATTCTCGGTAGATTAATCGCTTGTTGTGGCGTCATCTTCCAATCAAGTACCGCTATCAGTGTTTGTGCTACGTAGTTAATTATTCGACTTCCACCCGGTGAACCGACTAATAATTTTAAGGAACCATCCTTATTAAAAACCATGACCGGCGACATTGAACTTCGCGGGCGCTTCCCCGCT is part of the Pseudoalteromonas xiamenensis genome and encodes:
- a CDS encoding NAD-dependent malic enzyme — translated: MSKKTEQNFLYIPYSGPNLLETPLLNKGSAFTQRERETFNLAGLLPPRYETIEEQVERCYQQYRSFEDNLNKHIYLRAIQDNNETLYYRLVRDHLEEMMPIIYTPTVGDACESFSDIYRSSRGLFISYEDRHHIDDILRNATKNKVKVIVVTDGERILGLGDQGIGGMGIPIGKLSLYTACGGISPAYTLPVMLDVGTNNEKLLNDPMYMGARHKRISQEEYDEFLDIFIKAVKRRWPTVLLQFEDFAQPNAMPLLKRYRDEICCFNDDIQGTAAVTVGSLLAACRVKGAKLSEQKVVFVGAGSAGCGIAEQIIAQMVSEGVSDEQARSQIYMVDRFGLLTEGMEDLRDFQAALVQKKNVIGEWSYSGEFASLLDVMHCAKPDILIGVSGQPGLFTEQVIRAMANGCEQPIIFPLSNPSRQVEAHPKDVVVWTDGKAIVATGSPFGAVEWNGKTHTIPQCNNSYIFPGIGLGVIAAKASKVTESMLMVASETLAASSPLANKGSGSLLPPLTEVESLSREIAFAVAKKAMEEGVALEMEDDAIHHAIKKNYWLPEYRNYKRRSL